The genomic interval caaaacagttacttgtacatccaaaatacaaaatagaacaagacaagaaaTGCAATGTAATTTACGAAATCCCGCATAAATCGTGCAAAACAATCATACATTGGAGAAACAGGGAGGACATTCAACAAAAGGAAGAAAGAACATCAGAAAGAATgtgaaaaagagacaactggaaggtttacaagaagcctaaaacaaaaaATCCGAACAGGAGATCTTAAAAATCAGCCATATCAGATCATTGCAAAATATACAAACCACATCATGGACCGGGACAACGGCAAAATCATCGGCACAGAAAGTAACAAATTCAAACGACGGATTAAGGAGGCGATGGAACTAAGGAAGCGGCCCAAGGAAACCATCAATCGGGATGAGGGAGCATACCTGGGACTCCCTCCTCCATTAGCCATCAAGCGGCGGAGGGAGTCCCAGGTATGccttgacaggtctgcctggttggccacgcctataagaacagctgataggcaacgcatcacagtggtcaggtgacccttctgaagaagaccgcagatgacagtcgaaacatgtcaggtaaaaattccatcgaatgtaccaaaaatattgtctgattacaggaAAATTTGAAAAGCACATtccaaggtgttgctgtagcttgtttaattcacatgcagtcagtagtcgTTTGTTCAACTTCTTCAGCGGTGTTCCTTAAGGTTCCGTTTTAGGTCCTCTATTTTTTGGGGCTATTTTACTGGTGGCCCGTGAGTTCAGTTCCAAAAACTTATGagaaactcacatttttgcatcaaaaagtgctctcatataaatgatctttgactagctgttttgtagaaagtccttttttttattttttattaaacagtccaacaaaataatacaataataatacaattccaattccaaaaccagcaacattcagaatagcaatcaacagagtaatcgagaggacacacaaacatgacccaaaacaatccaaaagtagtcaaacaaaaaatgaataacatcaacaacagtatcaattccaacatagcagtgattagaaatcactAATTTACattatcacagccatttataaaaaaacaataaaaacattaaaaaaattaacgaTAGTGTCAAAGTGGATTACACTTGTATCACATATCATAagattgacaacacattgtgtccaatatttaccaaaaaaaaaaaaagaagtcatattttaggttcatgtaATAGTTAAAACAAGTTCAAATAATGTATCCCATATTCCGATATATGACTCtttattatctcaactaaattcagtttttctactgatattgtcaggttcaaacactgatgacatctattaaacaagacaagaagcaaagaatcaaacagagacagaattcaatttggactcaattgaggagagacgcagggacactgtactcttgtacaatctccagcacgctctggcaaaagattgtactcctccttctttatttgactttcttccgaccacatgaccacagcttccacttccagagggaagtgggtcgtaaacagcgttgcctttggttaccgaacagttcaaaagaagaggtggtaaaatagttcaaaaagacgttcgtaaaccagttcaaaaaggaggctcaagaagaggtcgcctggaggggagtctggtcttgcttcctctccgctttgaagtccttgggttagaacaatagctttctgttgattaccatacatgaaagaaaacagaacaccttcattttgcttccccccctacacagtggagttttacgagccttactcttggtaggtttcaaagacagcttttgtcttctcaaaagacactcaatgtaacacaaagtttttgtgataacttagaaacaattattctaacagatatcatctccatagcttgtgtataccagtcagtgtgtatgacgtgtgtataccagtcagaatgagttggactatcaacatctatccatttttaaatattaccctttttgtcatgatgcatattgaaagaaatgcatttttactctttgatggcatgttactaaattgatgcagatcaccaagacCACAAGtctgcagtgtcattgggatgtttatatttaggaatgtgGTCCTTAAAAAAGTCTGTAACTCCGATAAAATAAATAGACCGACTATAAATGTCCACTTGGCTTGAAAGCGTGacacaatgcattgtgggtcttgctggactCTGACTTGTTTATTTACATGGGCAAATACAAGACTCTGGGCTTAATTTTagttgattttctttaaaaagctcAAAAGATGGCACTAAAGTGCGGCGGCAGTAGCTGCCACAATGGAGGTCATGATCGTTTCAGGAAACAGAAGGATTTGGTGAGATTGTTCTTATTTTCAGCGAAGTCGGGCTATGAAGCTGATAAAGAGACGGCGAATAGCTTACATAGCAGTTgtgagacgatcaaacatgactttttaacgccatcacctggtacatgttggtgtgttcacggcATTTTCACACTGGTACGTTTGAATCAAACCGTGTTTTATTCTGTTACATACGTAGCATTTAGCAGGATGTTAGCATTAGCAAGCTAGCTGTGGTCGAGTTTacaatttacagtattttggaaaaagttacgttgaagttaaagtaccaatgattgtcacacacacacactaggtgtggtgaaatttgtcctctgcatttgacccatccccttgttcaccccctgggagaagaggggagcagtgggcagcagcagtggccgcgctcgggaatcatttttggtgatttaacccccaattccaacccttgatgctgagtgccaagcaaggaggtaatggctcccgtttttatagtctttggtatgactcggccggggtttgaactcacaacctaccgatctcagggcggacactctaaccactgagtaggtaaaataaaaggagtaggaaaaataACTTTTAGTCGTGGGTAAGCACAAAAGTAAATGAGTGATTTTTTCAAAGAGGTAGCGTAGTGATCAAGCGTTTAAAAGTAACAATGGGTTCATTTTTTCGGAGAAAGCAGCCAATGAAACGAGGCCGGGGGATGCATAAGACATAAAAGACGTAGATTACGCACAATTTGAACAAAGGACAAAGAGCCTTAATGGATTTTACAATCTTGAATTCTTCACCGGTATAAAAACCAAATCCGTTGACGAGACATAGACAAGTTTGGCGGcacgtttaccgtattttccggaccataaggcgcaccggattaaaaggggcactgccgatgaatggtcaatGTTtgatcttcaagccactttctgacagtcgcttcgggatgtgtcgttttgtgggcggtcttatttacgtggctcaccttcgacagcgtcttctccccgtcatctttgttgtagcggtgtagcgtgcaaggacgggagtggaagaagtgtcaaaagatggagctaactgttttaatgacattcacactttacttcaatcaataacggagcagcatctcctcatccgtggctcactagttcaacaacaacgctggaaatgtgtcccgtaaaaaaaccgtccttgggtgaataatgtaaactcactacacctgtatgttttagcgctttcatggcgagtttactgacagatataagtaagaactttacactactttatattagaaatggcaacagcggaggatgaatgtcccgtaacaagaagatcgagaagaagaagaagcttatcgactacggtgtcggcacggtcTACGAAGGtggatgcgcgcaaattttcaggacttatgcagatcccaaatacagatcagcaggtaccagaaggtaaaagttgcttttgcataatattgcaaaagaaaacgccagataatatgtcttaccttatacacatagAAGCATAGTACaaaccatcaagtggtgcggcttcatagcttaccaaagtcgtactaaaacattttggtataatttttgagcaccgtgtataatgttctatatcttcaatggaacatataagattttggtgtttacttgagtcatattgcagtctacacgtatctcttatgtgactgccgtcatatttttCAgggttttcctgagggaactctcttgaAGGAATCAATTAAGTACTTTCTATCTTatctattgcagtctacacgtaactcgtatgtgtgactgccatctactggtcacatttgtcatttcaccatgtaccaaataaaatagcttcgaggttggtaagcacaaccaaaattattccgtacattaggcacactggtttataaggcgcactgtcgagttttgataaaatgaaagcattttaagtgcgccttatagtccgtaaaaataGCTTTTAGTCGTGGGTAAGCACAAAAGTAAATGACTGTTATTTTCAAAGAGGTAGTGTTTAAAAGTACCAATGGGTTTGTTTTTTCGGAGAAAGCTGGCAATGAAACAAGGCCGGGGGACACATAAGAAATGAACGACGTAGATTACGCACAATTTGAACAAAGGACAAAGAGTCTTAATTCTTCACCGGTATAAAAAACGACTCCGTTGACGAGACACAGACACGGTGCTGCCGGTTTACTTGATTCAAATCTCTGGCGCAACGCTCAAACGAGTCAATTCCACCATTTTTCCAGGCGGTGAGCCTTCGGAATAGGTGCAGTTGGTCTCTGTAAGGTCGCTTGTTTGtacgatccattttaatccagtttgttgctcgCTCTCATATTGTAAACAAAGCCTTTGTCCAACAAGTATGACTACCCGGCCTCGCAATGCACTGCAAAATAACGtggctagagcagtggtccccaacctttttgtagctggggaccggtcaacgcttgaaaatttgtcccacggaccggggatgGGGgggttcataaagaaatacaatcatgtgtgcttacggactgtatccctgcagactgtattgatctatattgacatacacatacacaatatgtatatattgtgttttttattttgatttaatacaaaaaaaatgtttttatttatttttttatttttttatttttaatttcttgcgcggcccggtaccaatcggtccggtggttggggaccactgtcttagaggacttttttggggggggatttaaaacataaaaataatagtgaagggaAAAGTTCAGCTCCCCAGTCCCTGgctttctgaaaatgtggcccccaaaacattttagttgaataTCCAAGGTCTAGATGTTTTGATGCTTTAAACTCCAAACATGTTAGAGCATCCAGTGTAGTTGCAACCTTTGGCACAAACACCAAGACTATGGTACCAACGCTCCTCCACCTGTGGACCATCTACCTGTGGTTATTGTCTCTCATTGACTATTTCTATTTGTTCTGTCTTTGGTTCACCTTTGTCATAGTCCAGAATGagttgttttgggttttgtttgcTGTTCATTGTTGACATTTTAGCAAACTAGTTAAGACAAATGAGAAAAGGTATTTTtcccgccccccgccccccatatacagtggaacctaaaCTTACGAACTTaagtggttcttgaacatggttcgcaaaccgaaaagtttgtatagtgaagcaaagtttcccataagaaataatgtcagcctgaataattggttctagccttgacaaaagtccatattttggtaaaaaaaacacatactttAAAGACAGTATGAAGTGTATATAtcgattttccggactataaggcactgcTTTTTTTCTACGCTTTAAACTCttataatttatggatttttctccgcTAACGGACATTACgttatgtatttaacaaatagttttcacATACTACGGCAGAGACAATTAAACGGTGTGTTACTGTttatgctatggcgccatctttttggataagttcgctcactgcaggtgctgctggttgacaatgtacttcctgtttctgcTTCAAACCAGATGTAAAACTATCCTTACCGTTTCTGCTCGaaaagattcttcattcatcactccaagcaacgtttgtaagttttacaatataactaaaacaattcatacttactaaaccgttccatgtgtgatgtctgtaggagtgtttccatgcacatttgtacgtgctatcataacgtAATCAAGCtatcgtcgttagcattagctaatatgctaaaaagtgtctgtgttagtattaaatTACAACGGCAATTTaattgtattgttccagtttcacaaattcctcagtaaattattGTAagtcattgagtctgtttagcagattggagagctagcttcctcagctagtgggtccatgaccatgacttctgttttgtttgatcagccgttttactgccgtgttacagacaccgtttggaaacaattaagttatgtaaataaatatcacattttacaacgtatatatctgcggcttataatccgttgcggctaatatatggaaaatgtaAAATGTGGTGGGTTGCGGCTTAAATATGGGTGTGCTCTATAGCCCCTAatttattatcataattattatgGTAATTTATTATCATAACAAGAAGGTAAGGGATCAACAATCTCATTACAGTATTATCCAAACAACACGTCAGTGGGAAACACAATCACACAAAAGTCGCCCTGGTGCTCTTTTAAAAacattaacaaccatgttgcCTTGTGTCAGCGAATATTTGTGGCATGCAAGTGAGAAGAGGAGttgaatgatgatgatgaatgcAGACAGAGTGAGGTAGAGAGAGTAGTGGCAGTATTTTACTAAGCCGAAGCCTCTCCTCTCTTCCTCTCGTGTTGGTCTCACTCGGACCAGGTTTGGGCTTCACGAGGTCATCGCTGCACCAGGAATCTGTCcagcatgttttgtttttttaatttgtctgtAGTGGCGCATGCTGTTGTCATTATTGCGTAATCCTTACAAATTATGAATTTTTAAGTCCACAGCaaatccctccttctttccagtCTGGTGTGTTACTTTTTTGGACCCATATTGagtaacaaaataaacaaaaattgtTGAATTGCCAGAAAATAAACACACCCTGAAGATGGGCGGCCGAGTAAAGGACtgtgtaaacaggatgtgacataGGGGGCTCTGAAAATGACTGAATAAAGCGCTCATACACCGAGGAATATTTGGTGCGATGTAAAGGTTCGTAAACAGAAAAGgttgcaaatagaggggttcgtaaatcgaggttccactgtatatccgTGGGCTATCATAGGATTAATGATAAATAGTCACAACTAGTCCACACAAATATATTTTGTCACATTTAAGTCCACTCACATGCGATACTGTATGTGTGAAGTGTGCCTCCTTTGATTATGTTTTGCCCAAGTCCGTGTTGCCTGTAGTCTTAATGTGTGTGTCCTACCCCCTCTCACCCTGTTTCTGAGAAGAAGAGACCATGGAGGCTCTTACAGCTGAATACGAAGAGgtggatgatgatgaggatgatgaggaggaggaaaGTACAGAGGCAGCTATTGATGAGCAGCAATGGAGCGGGGAAGAGCTTGACCTGGACAGCCCCCGAGCTGAACCTTTAGAACAGGCAGAGGGCGTAGACAAGGACCAGGATCTAGACCTGGGGCCGGGCGAAGCAGCTAGCGCTGTGGCAGAGAGCTCTATGGAcatagaggaggaagaggaggatgatgAGGGTGAGGAGAGCCCTGAGACAGGTGTGTCCTCCCCTCTGCGCCCCCTCCCTGCCTGCATGTTCACGGCTTGTCACTGTTTATCAACGCCAGCTGTGGAGGATGGCAGCGTTTTTTCAGCTGGAATGGCAACTCATTGGCCCGGTGCACTGCTGTGTCTGCCAGGCAACAGAGGCTTTGGTGGAAAAAGTCACGTTATTTTCACTTCAAAGTGGttacattatgtttttttttgttttgctcttTTCGGGGGCTGGCTCTTTTGCACTGGTCTGATTACATGTTGCTCCCGCAATCATGCTTATTATCGGCAGCTGCAAGCTTTCAGGATTCTCATGTTTACACTGATGGCTTGGTGCTGGTATGCCCGTATATGGCATTCTGTAACCTTTACCTTTCTCACATGAATCACTCTTTGGTAGGATATTTGATGTCGACTCTTGTTTTTTCAAAATTTTAATTCAAAAAACTATGTTGTGAACCAAGAACCATGTTTAATCAACATGTTTTTATCAAAAGACCAAGTCATCTGGTTTAGATTTGTTCATTGTCAGTTGGTCGCATATTAAATGTTTGTCATTCACAGGCAAGCTTCAACTGTAAGAATGGCATTCGGTGTTTCTAATATAACATTTTGCATGGATTTCCATTTCAAAAATGATTGTTTTCCATCAGTCCACCTGACAGTTGCCTCATGCCGGTGCTCTCCCAtaccatgccatagttccatccATCTCTGACTTGATGGACCTCATTCTGTCGCCGTTCTTCTTCAGTGATGGCCGTTTCATTGTGCTGTAAGTTCCTGAGGAGAGCTTTGCTTGTTTCCCGCCTTTCCATTACCTAGCTAAATGACTATCAGAGCATGCCAAAGCAAAATCTTTCATGTAGTGTCCGTAACGGCCAACTTCCAGATGTTCTTTCAGCTGTGAAGATGGACTCAGAAAAACCTGCGAGTGTGAAAAGTGGTTCCATGAGCCCAGACAGCATCGGATCTGAGAAACATCCGGAGGAGCTTGTCGAGCCCCAGAGCCAGGGGTTCTTCGCTGGAGAACGAGTTGTACCAGAAAGTCCCACCATTGATACGCCGTCCTTTATACCTCCTGCTGTTCAAAATCAAGCCAAAGAATCTGCCAAATCAATCACCCTTCAGCCTGTTTATGGTGAGCCCCTCACCGTGTCAGAGAAACAGCCATCGGTGGAGGTGGTGGAGTTCAGCAGCCTCGGTGGCCCATCTGAATTATCCTCAACAGGAGCCAACGTGGAAGGAGGAAGCTTGACCGGTGATGCAGTGTCAGCATATTTTGAAACATCGGCCACTGACGTTCATGTGGCTGCCCAGAGCAAAAGCGAGGGTTATTATGAACTGAGCAGAGTTGATGAAGAGAACAAAACCAGTGATTCCAAGTCACAGGAGATGCAGGATAGTGGTGACGTTCGAAAGGCAGAAGAAACACACCTTTTCTCAGTTGCTGACAAAAGTAATGACTCCAAGCTTTCCCCAGGTAAACTGGCTTTGGAGCAAAGGAGCTACTCCCTAAACATTACTATCGGCGCATTGGATCAAAGTGGTCAGTGCAGAATGAGGAACTTTTCCCCATTGGCCACGGATATCATGTCATACACCAGCGGAAGTCTTGATGAGACCGCAGACTACCTCCCAATCACCACTCCCTCCGGAGAGAAGCCACCTCCTTTTCCTCCACTGATACTGGAAACCGCAGCATCAATCACTTCAGATTCTTCATCTCCACCCCGGATGACCGAAGAAGTTTTAGACCCCAGCCAAGGACCTGAGTCACCGCAGCCGTGCGAGAGAAGCCCTAACAATGCAGTCATGGCCCAGGACTTGCCTGAGATGCTTGATCTTGCCGGGGGTCGCTCCAGGCTGACGTCTGAAGACGCCGATCCAGGAAACGTACGGAGAAAGTCAATTCAAGCGGATGTTCCTATTTTTTCGGATGACTCACTGGTGAGCTTTGTCTCAGGTGAACACAGTCCTGGAATCCAAAAGAGTGACAGTCAGCTAGAAGAGTTGGGCTATTGTGTGTTTAGTGAATACTCTGGGCCTATGCCATCCCCCGCAGATTTGATTAGTCCAAACAATACTTCTGCACAGATATTTACCCCCTCTGTTCTTGTGGAGAAAGTTGCTGAACAAGCCCGGAAACTAGCAGTGCGAGACGCGTCTGAGGAAGATAAGAGCTTGACTCCTGGGGAAGTGGTCAGTGAGGAAAAAGAGAAGGCGGCAAGGAAAGATTCTGCTGAAGAAAAAGATCAAAAAGACACGAATGACCAGCTGAATGAATCAGTAAGTAAGGAGGTGAAAAGATCTGCCCTGCCAGGCGAGTCCTTTGTGACACCGACTGTCACTGTGACTTTAGAAGAAGATGGCAGCTCGGGAAGTGAGACAGAGCGACAAGCTAGTGCCGAAGGCTCCATTTCTGAAACTGAGATCGCTGACTATGAGCGGCAGATCCGCAAACTGGAGATGGAAGACCGGCCTCTCAGTTTGGAGGAGGAACGAGAGCTGCAGGAACTCCGGGAGAAAGTGAAGCTGGTGCACCAGGAAGCTTACGAGGAGGTGGATGCTGAAGATGTGTACCAGTTGACGGGAGTAGCCAAAGATCGCATTGCAAGGCCTGTAAAAACCTCACCCACTTCCTCTGTGGAAAGTAATATTGACGACGACAAACTGCTCTCGCCAGTGCTCTCACCGTCCAAGCTCAAACAAAAAGAACTTTATGGCTCCCCTAAAAGATCAGTCTCACCTGTGTTAGCAGCAACCAAAGATGCAAAAGAggactctgacagaaaaatgAGAGAACAGAAAGAAAAGGAAGCAACTGAAAAGAAAGTAATGGATGAGAAACAGGAAGCAGAAAAAATAGTTGGAGAAGAGACAGAACAGAAGCCGAATGAAATCAAAGACAAAGAAGAGGCAGGAAAGATGAGAATGGAAGTAAAGGAAACGGAGAAAGAGCAGGAGATGAAACAGaaagaagagagagagaaagaggatAATGAGATGAAAGAAAAGGAACAGAGAGAGATGATTGCGGGAAAAAGGATTGAAGAAGAGGAGAGAGAGCAGAAAGAAAAGGAAGAGGCAGAAAGAATTGAGAAAGAAAGGAAAGAAAATGAGACAAGGGAGCTAAGAGTAAAAGAAGAGGCAGAACAAATTGAGAAGGAGAGAAAAGAAAAGGAAGAGAgggaactaaaacaaaaggaagagagagaaagagaagagAAGGAGTTGAGGGAGCTGAATCAAAAGGAAGAGAGAGAaagaaaagaggaggaggagagggaACTGAAAGAAAAGGAAGAGAAAGCAAGAAAAGAGAAGGAGGAGAGGGAACTGAAAGAAAAGGAAGAGAAAGCAAGAAAAGAGAAGGAGGAGAGGGAACTGAAAGAAAAGGAAGAGAAAGCAAGTAAAGAGAAGGAGGAAAGGGAACTGAAAGAAAAGGAAGAGAAAGCAAGAAAAGAGAAGGAGGAGAGGGAACTGAAAGAAAAGgaagagaaagaaagaaaagagaaTGAGGAGAGGGAGCTGAAAGAAAAGGAAGAGAAAGCAAGAAAAGAGAAGGAGATGCTGAAAGAAAAGGAAGAGAAAGAACGGAAGGAGAAAGAGGGGAAGGAGATTAAAGAAAGAGAAGAGCAGGAAAAGATTGAGAGAGAAAGGAATGAGAAAGAAGAACGAGAAgagaaaggaaagaaggaggcAGAAGAGAAGCAAAGAAAAGAAAGGGAGGAGAAAGAgttgaaggagaaggaggagaaggtccAACAGGAGCTGAAAAAGGCTGAAGAGATAAAGGAAGGTGAAGATGAGGAGTTAGCGAGAGGAACTGAGGTCACTGAGACTTGTGCTGCCATCGAGTCTGTGGTCACCGTAGAAGACGACTTCATCACTGTGGTCCAGACCATCGATGAAGCAGAAGAACCGGGTCACAGTGTTCGTTTCTCGGCTCCACCTGAAGCTGTAGTCCTCTGTATCCCTGGTGGGGGAGAGGAAGAGGAAGGAGAAGAccaggaagaagaggaggagtcaGTGGAGTTGGTCCAGGAGGCCGACGTTGAGGCTGCAAGCTTTGAAGAAGTTTGTGAAATT from Entelurus aequoreus isolate RoL-2023_Sb linkage group LG14, RoL_Eaeq_v1.1, whole genome shotgun sequence carries:
- the map2 gene encoding microtubule-associated protein 2 isoform X7 yields the protein MADDRQPEDGASQWDAAGGQEPSGTHGANGFSSSSYRSCQSAGSHAPSVPFSGRENGFNGELTGAHAVTAEQVSARIVQEVTAEAVAVLKGEQESQRLPSVEDTTNLPPSPPPSPAAEHVAPLDQAVKMDSEKPASVKSGSMSPDSIGSEKHPEELVEPQSQGFFAGERVVPESPTIDTPSFIPPAVQNQAKESAKSITLQPVYGEPLTVSEKQPSVEVVEFSSLGGPSELSSTGANVEGGSLTGDAVSAYFETSATDVHVAAQSKSEGYYELSRVDEENKTSDSKSQEMQDSGDVRKAEETHLFSVADKSNDSKLSPGKLALEQRSYSLNITIGALDQSGQCRMRNFSPLATDIMSYTSGSLDETADYLPITTPSGEKPPPFPPLILETAASITSDSSSPPRMTEEVLDPSQGPESPQPCERSPNNAVMAQDLPEMLDLAGGRSRLTSEDADPGNVRRKSIQADVPIFSDDSLVSFVSGEHSPGIQKSDSQLEELGYCVFSEYSGPMPSPADLISPNNTSAQIFTPSVLVEKVAEQARKLAVRDASEEDKSLTPGEVVSEEKEKAARKDSAEEKDQKDTNDQLNESVSKEVKRSALPGESFVTPTVTVTLEEDGSSGSETERQASAEGSISETEIADYERQIRKLEMEDRPLSLEEERELQELREKVKLVHQEAYEEVDAEDVYQLTGVAKDRIARPVKTSPTSSVESNIDDDKLLSPVLSPSKLKQKELYGSPKRSVSPVLAATKDAKEDSDRKMREQKEKEATEKKVMDEKQEAEKIVGEETEQKPNEIKDKEEAGKMRMEVKETEKEQEMKQKEEREKEDNEMKEKEQREMIAGKRIEEEEREQKEKEEAERIEKERKENETRELRVKEEAEQIEKERKEKEERELKQKEEREREEKELRELNQKEERERKEEEERELKEKEEKARKEKEERELKEKEEKARKEKEERELKEKEEKASKEKEERELKEKEEKARKEKEERELKEKEEKERKENEERELKEKEEKARKEKEMLKEKEEKERKEKEGKEIKEREEQEKIERERNEKEEREEKGKKEAEEKQRKEREEKELKEKEEKVQQELKKAEEIKEGEDEELARGTEVTETCAAIESVVTVEDDFITVVQTIDEAEEPGHSVRFSAPPEAVVLCIPGGGEEEEGEDQEEEEESVELVQEADVEAASFEEVCEIPDNLGSPGREAPTEGLTESYDKDETTMDDSILDSSWVDAQDDDKSMATEQMESLPEGRVQQTGVQNQQTEQKRIEKPVKPRAKGGRVKGRIATPERKPLRKEPVYMSREEVKKKKAVATKSELAKKTESPSKRSGPKPAYRQTRPTQHHSVPRRRLTEALSDGRQPLSVARRSCDRALDGRSRSPDKTSSAPRHATSLSRRGYHEHEDSSTSITSSGSTAPRRPMSCRAAMRAEYRTGRAATMTAVSEPVRSRSARSGHSTPRTPGSSAVTPGTPPSYSSSSRTPGTPRSLSRISQERRVAVVRTPPKSPATTPKQLRIINQPLPDFKRVKSKVGSIDNIKYQPKGGQVLIPSVRLDFSHVQSRCGSLDRRGYSAGGGNVQIQNKKIDLSHVTSKCGSLDNIHHRPGGGNVRIESVKLDFKDKAQAKVGSLDNAHHTPGGGRFTIESHRLTFRDHAKARVDHGAEIVVRSPGRSRSMSPQRQRDSHLSSAGSLNMAESPQLATLAEDVSAALAKQGL